A genome region from Raphanus sativus cultivar WK10039 unplaced genomic scaffold, ASM80110v3 Scaffold0158, whole genome shotgun sequence includes the following:
- the LOC108818079 gene encoding LOW QUALITY PROTEIN: NADP-dependent malic enzyme 4, chloroplastic (The sequence of the model RefSeq protein was modified relative to this genomic sequence to represent the inferred CDS: inserted 1 base in 1 codon; deleted 1 base in 1 codon), with protein sequence MASCPIDHHSFADPTKLNLLHRHASDMFPFRLPVVFPASAPPTTSSLSHLLHHSPLGSNRLDPNGSVLIETTTTTPPSPTPDVTGGVQDVYGEDAATEDMPITPWSLSVASGYTLLRDPHHNKGLAFSQRERDAHYLRGLLPPTVISQDLQVKKMMHTLRHYQVPLQRYMAMMDLQETNERLFYKLLIEHVEELLPVVYTPTVGEACQKYGSIFLRPQGXFISLKEKGKILEVLRNWPEKNIQVIVVTDGERILGLGDLGCQGMGIPVGKLSLYTALGGVRPSACLPVTIDVGTNNEKLLNDEFYIGLRQRRATGEEYAELMHEFMTAVKQNYGEKVVIQFEDFANHNAFDLLAKYGTTHLVFNDDIQGTASVVLAGLIGALRFVGGSLANHRFLFLGAGEAGTGIAELIALEISKKCQIPLEEARKNIWLVDSKGLIVSSRKESIQHFKKPWAHDHKPIKELVDAVKAIKPTVLIGTSGVGQTFTQEVVETMAELNEKPIILSLSNPTSQSECTAEQAYTWSKGRVIFASGSPFPPVEYEGRTFVPGQANNAYIFPGFGLGLIMSGTIRVHDDMLLAASEALAEQLMEEHYEKGMIFPPFRNIRKISARIAARVAAKAYELGLATRLPQPKELEKCAESSMYSPSYHSYR encoded by the exons ATGGCCTCCTGTCCCATTGATCATCACTCCTTCGCAGATCCGACCAAGCTCAATCTCTTACATCGACACGCCTCGGACATGTTCCCCTTCCGCCTCCCCGTCGTCTTCCCCGCGTCGGCGCCGCCCACCACCTCCTCTCTCTCC CACCTCCTCCACCACTCGCCCCTCGGATCCAACCGTCTCGATCCAAACGGCAGCGTTCTGATCGAAACCACCACCACAACTCCCCCCTCCCCCACCCCCGACGTGACCGGCGGAGTCCAAGACGTCTACGGCGAAGACGCCGCCACGGAGGACATGCCCATCACCCCCTGGTCCCTCTCCGTGGCCAGCGGCTACACTCTGCTGCGTGATCCCCACCACAACAAGGGCCTCGCCTTCAGCCAGAGGGAGCGGGACGCGCACTACCTGCGCGGGCTGCTCCCTCCGACCGTCATCTCGCAGGATCTTCAGGTGAAGAAGATGATGCACACGCTCAGGCACTATCAGGTGCCCTTGCAGAGGTATATGGCCATGATGGATCTCCAGGAGACCAACGAGAGGCTCTTTTATAAGCTTCTGATCGAGCACGTTGAGGAGTTGCTGCCTGTTGTTTATACTCCTACGGTTGGTGAGGCTTGCCAGAAGTATGGTAGCATTTTCTTGCGTCCGCAGG CTTTTATCAGCTTGAAAGAAAA AGGTAAGATACTTGAAGTGCTGAGGAACTGGCCTGAGAAGAATATTCAGGTCATTGTTGTCACCGATGGGGAGCGCATTTTAGGTTTAGGTGATCTTGGTTGTCAG GGAATGGGAATACCAGTTGGGAAACTTTCTCTGTATACAGCACTTGGAGGTGTCCGCCCATCTGCG TGTCTGCCTGTAACAATTGATGTTGGGACAAACAATGAGAAGCTATTGAATGATGAGTTCTACATTGGACTCCGCCAAAGGAGAGCTACTGGAGAG gaGTACGCTGAACTTATGCATGAGTTCATGACTGCAGTCAAACAGAACTATGGGGAGAAAGTTGTTATTCAG TTTGAAGACTTTGCCAACCATAATGCTTTTGACCTGTTAGCTAAGTATGGTACAACACATCTTGTTTTCAATGACGATATTCAG GGCACTGCATCAGTTGTGCTTGCTGGACTCATCGGTGCACTTAGATTTGTTGGTGGATCCTTAGCTAACCATAGATTCCTCTTCCTCGGTGCTGGAGAG GCTGGCACAGGAATAGCTGAACTAATTGCTCTTGAGATATCAAAGAAG TGCCAAATTCCTTTGGAAGAGGCTCGGAAGAATATTTGGCTTGTGGATTCGAAGGGATTGATTGTCAGTTCCCGTAAAGAATCCATTCAACATTTCAAAAAGCCTTGGGCTCATGACCATAAACCCATAAAGGAGCTTGTTGATGCAGTCAAG GCAATCAAGCCGACCGTTTTAATCGGAACATCAGGAGTAGGTCAAACATTCACTCAAGAAGTGGTGGAAACCATGGCAGAGCTTAATGAG AAACCCATCATCCTTTCTCTTTCAAACCCAACTTCTCAGTCAGAATGTACAGCAGAACAGGCTTATACGTGGAGTAAG GGACGAGTGATCTTTGCAAGTGGAAGCCCATTTCCGCCGGTAGAGTATGAGGGGAGGACGTTTGTGCCTGGACAG GCAAACAATGCTTACATATTCCCTGGGTTTGGACTGGGGCTAATAATGTCAGGGACCATCCGTGTTCATGATGACATGCTTCTGGCTGCTTCAGAAGCTTTGGCTGAGCAACTAATGGAGGAGCACTATGAGAAGGGGATGATATTCCCTCCCTTTAGGAATATCAGAAAAATCTCAGCTCGTATTGCAGCTAGAGTGGCTGCCAAGGCCTATGAACTGG GATTGGCGACGAGGTTGCCTCAGCCCAAGGAGCTGGAGAAGTGTGCTGAGAGCAGCATGTACAGCCCTTCCTATCATAGCTATCGCTAA
- the LOC108832240 gene encoding rac-like GTP-binding protein ARAC5 isoform X2 produces the protein MSASRFIKCVTVGDGAVGKTCMLISYTSNTFPTDYVPTVFDNFSANVVVDGNTVNLGLWDTADVFILAFSLISKASYENIAKKWIPELRHYAPGVPIILVGTKLDLRDDKQFFIDHPGAVPISTNQGEELKKLIGSPAYIECSSKTQQNVKAVFDAAIKVVLQPPKQKKKKKNKNGCVFL, from the exons ATGAGCGCTTCGAGGTTCATAAAGTGTGTCACCGTCGGCGATGGTGCGGTCGGAAAAACATGTATGCTGATCTCTTACACGAGCAACACTTTCCCTACG GACTATGTACCAACTGTTTTCGACAACTTCAGTGCTAATGTGGTTGTAGATGGGAACACTGTGAATCTTGGCTTGTGGGATACAGCTG ATGTCTTCATTCTTGCTTTCTCTCTTATTAGCAAAGCTAGCTACGAGAATATAGCCAAAAAg TGGATTCCTGAGCTCAGGCATTATGCTCCTGGCGTTCCTATTATCCTCGTTGGAACAAAACTCG ATCTTCGAGATGACAAGCAGTTCTTCATAGATCATCCTGGTGCTGTGCCGATTAGTACAAACCAG GGTGAGGAACTAAAGAAACTGATAGGGTCTCCGGCTTACATTGAATGCAGTTCAAAGACGCAGCAG AACGTGAAGGCAGTCTTTGACGCAGCAATAAAAGTAGTGCTTCAGCCACCcaagcaaaagaagaagaaaaagaataagaatGGTTGCGTTTTCTTGTGA
- the LOC108832240 gene encoding rac-like GTP-binding protein ARAC5 isoform X1, translated as MSASRFIKCVTVGDGAVGKTCMLISYTSNTFPTDYVPTVFDNFSANVVVDGNTVNLGLWDTAGQEDYNRLRPLSYRGADVFILAFSLISKASYENIAKKWIPELRHYAPGVPIILVGTKLDLRDDKQFFIDHPGAVPISTNQGEELKKLIGSPAYIECSSKTQQNVKAVFDAAIKVVLQPPKQKKKKKNKNGCVFL; from the exons ATGAGCGCTTCGAGGTTCATAAAGTGTGTCACCGTCGGCGATGGTGCGGTCGGAAAAACATGTATGCTGATCTCTTACACGAGCAACACTTTCCCTACG GACTATGTACCAACTGTTTTCGACAACTTCAGTGCTAATGTGGTTGTAGATGGGAACACTGTGAATCTTGGCTTGTGGGATACAGCTG GGCAAGAAGATTATAACAGGTTAAGACCATTGAGTTACCGTGGTGCAGATGTCTTCATTCTTGCTTTCTCTCTTATTAGCAAAGCTAGCTACGAGAATATAGCCAAAAAg TGGATTCCTGAGCTCAGGCATTATGCTCCTGGCGTTCCTATTATCCTCGTTGGAACAAAACTCG ATCTTCGAGATGACAAGCAGTTCTTCATAGATCATCCTGGTGCTGTGCCGATTAGTACAAACCAG GGTGAGGAACTAAAGAAACTGATAGGGTCTCCGGCTTACATTGAATGCAGTTCAAAGACGCAGCAG AACGTGAAGGCAGTCTTTGACGCAGCAATAAAAGTAGTGCTTCAGCCACCcaagcaaaagaagaagaaaaagaataagaatGGTTGCGTTTTCTTGTGA